A genomic window from Chaetodon trifascialis isolate fChaTrf1 chromosome 22, fChaTrf1.hap1, whole genome shotgun sequence includes:
- the sbf1 gene encoding myotubularin-related protein 5 isoform X5 produces the protein MARLADYFLVVGYDLDKRVEGEGQGRILQRFPEKDWEDSPFPQGIELFCQPSGWQLVPERQPASFFVAVLTDINSDRHYCACFTFWEGLDNSQLPKAETSEVDEVYEEPAVVQPAQVFAPKSLVLVSRLDYTEVFRNCLGLIYTVHVDGLSVPLETVIGNLLTCVIPIAGGSQRTITLGAGDRQVIQTPIDDSLPVSGSSVAQLFRQLGIVNVLYLFCAALTEHKILFLSSSYQRLTDACRGLLAIMFPLKYSFTYVPILPGKLLEVLSTPTPFIIGVNSFFRSETQELLDVIIADLDGGTVTIPECVHISLLPEPLLQQTQTALSMVLDPELEVADHAFPPTSTQPSALKIQDKEIRAVFLWLFARLFQGYRWCLHIIRIHPDPVIRFHKAAFLCQRALTEDDFLMKVLDGMAFAGFVSERGPPYRATDLFDDLVANHVERIRQEEACPHKVMNHVKELAEKLFKNENPYPSVAMHKVQRPSENSQNTAQNQTPFPGLDDVAVQLFIDHAAAKLKTAPPVVKAEVKGMVPSGPPLGDIVDRNGNVMANSARRLEVVRNCITYIFENKMLEAKKLMPAVLRALKGRAARVCLTQELNQHVLQNRAVLDDQQFDYIVRMMNCTLQDCSHIDEHGIAAALLPLVTAFCRKLGAGITQFAYSCVQEHMVWTTMQFWEAMFYSDVQNHIRALYLETEGEQQNHSEQQDGSGSGRQISALELASEQNRLWPTLSKEMQAERVQKEESTVFSQAIHYANRMSYLLLPLDTSKNRLLRSSGLGDVESVSNSYVTNSIAGSMAESYDTESGFEDAESSDVANSVVRFINRFVDKVCNESGVTNEHLKALHTMIPDIVQMHIETLDAVHRESKRLPPIQKPKLLRPTLLPGEELVMDAMRVHLIPDGREEATGLMGGPPLLPAEGAIFLTTYRLIFKGTPTDPLVGEQVVTRSFPIASLTKEKRISVTLPMDQYVQEGLQLRSSTFQLMKIAFDEEVASDLAEVFRKHMHKLRYPQHVQGTFAFTVGQCGKLVVEHKTKDKNQSLKTLSKNLVKSAKRTIGRQYVTRKKYSPPTWENRSSFQSELDEDEISVSEEVDQSSLTLSSTIRSSDRQTMSNVVERACCRDYQRLGLGTLSNSLTRSKNEPFRISTVNRMYTVCRSYPGLLIVPQSIPDTTIQRICRCYRQNRFPVVCWRNSRTKAVLLRSAGLHAKGVVGFFKSPNAPAAVPSQADSTSLEQEKYLQAIISSMPSYSENSGRNTLSGFTSTHMSTSDSSDKLRQPKIGALMKQVMGTKEDVPGTFSRGGKWGSIRGSGRLSAYNPDVGTRLAGKESPQPNGGPSEALFLRQQKAYLYIIGDKAQLKGGKQDSFQQWEVVPIEVCDVRQVKNSFKKLMKACVPSSPTTDPNMSFQRCLEESEWMALLHRVLQVSVLVVELLDTGSSVMVSLEDGWDVTTQVVSLVQLLSDPYYRTFDGFRLLVEKEWLSFGHRFSHRGAQTLGSQSSGFTPVFLQFLDCVHQIHLQFPMEFEFSQYYLKFLAYHYVSNRFRTFLLDSDYERIELGVLYEEKGERRSPQVCKSVWDYIDRLNKKTPMFYNYMFSPEDEEVLRPYTFISNLKVWDFYMEETLSEGPSYDWELRGRQERVAEETAEKPDTSGPKSQRRIVWPCYDSLSKAVPDAITKLLQDLQSLEAELGQTSEKWKDTWDKIKTTQRTEAKLESKPSFSSSLLMSSNLSHQRRSQGVYLQESGVGSSINLALDCEASATSTPVAGRPSTSTLYSQFQSTESENRSFEGILFKKGALLKPWKPRWFVLDKTKHQLRYYESRQDKECKGVIELADVESVIPGTPAMGAPKNIEEKAFFDLKTTKRVYNFCAQDSLNAQLWMDSVQSCLSDA, from the exons tggaGGGTGAAGGTCAAGGTCGCATTCTCCAGAGGTTCCCTGAGAAAGACTGGGAGGACAGCCCGTTCCCACAAGGCATAGAGCTG TTCTGCCAGCCCAGCGGTTGGCAGCTGGTTCCTGAGCGGCAGCCCGCCTCCTTCTTTGTAGCGGTTTTGACTGATATCAACTCCGATCGTCACTACTGTGCCTGCTTCACCTTCTGGGAAGGCTTGGACAActcacag CTGCCAAAGGCCGAGACCAGCGAGGTGGACGAGGTGTATGAGGAGCCGGCTGTCGTCCAGCCAGCTCAGGTCTTTGCCCCCAAGAGCCTGGTGCTGGTGTCCCGACTGGACTACACCGAGGTGTTCAGG AACTGTCTGGGTCTGATCTACACCGTCCATGTAGATGGACTGTCTGTCCCCTTGGAAACGGTGATTGGAAATCTCCTCACCTGTGTCATCCCCATTGCTGGAGGCTCGCAG AGGACTATAACGTTAGGTGCTGGTGACCGGCAAGTTATCCAGACCCCCATCGATGACTCGCTTCCtgtcagtggcagcagcgtGGCCCAGCTCTTCAGACAGCTCG gtATCGTGAACGTGTTGTATCTGTTCTGCGCCGCCCTGACGGAACATAAGATCCTGTTCCTGTCCAGCAGCTACCAGAGACTAACGGACGCCTGCCGAGGACTGCTGGCCATCATGTTCCCCCTCAAGTACAG CTTCACCTACGTTCCCATCCTGCCAGGAAAACTACTAGAGGTCCTGAGCACCCCCACTCCCTTCATCATCGGCGTCAATTCATTCTTTCGCTCTGAGACACAAGAACTG TTGGACGTGATCATCGCCGACCTGGACGGCGGCACGGTGACCATCCCCGAGTGTGTCCACATCTCCCTGCTGCCTGAACCGCTCCTCCAGCAGACTCAGACTGCGCTGTCCATG GTTTTGGATCCAGAGCTGGAAGTCGCTGATCATGCCTTCCCCCCAACCTCCACACAACCCTCCGCACTCAAAATCCAG gataaGGAGATCCGGGCAGTTTTCCTGTGGCTGTTCGCTCGGCTCTTCCAGGGCTACCGCTGGTGTTTACACATCATCCGCATTCACCCGGATCCAGTGATTCGCTTCCACAAG GCTGCCTTCCTGTGTCAGAGGGCGCTGACAGAGGACGACTTCCTCATGAAGGTGTTGGATGGGATGGCGTTTGCAGGCTTCGTGTCAGAGAGGGGGCCTCCTTACAGAGCCACTGACCTGTTTGATGAC CTGGTAGCCAATCATGTGGAGCGGATACGACAAGAGGAGGCCTGTCCACACAAAGTCATGAACCATGTGAAGGAGCTGGCGGAGAAGCTCTTCAAAAAT GAGAATCCTTACCCCTCTGTGGCAATGCACAAAGTCCAGCGGCCATCAGAAAACAGCCAGAACACTGCACAGAATCAGACGCCCTTCCCTGGGCTGGACGACGTCGCAGTGCAGCTCTTCATCGACCACGCCGCCGCCAAGCTCAAGACTGCTCCTCCTGTTGTCAAAGCAGAGGTGAAGGGCATGGTGCCATCTGGACCCCCACTAG GAGACATCGTGGACAGGAACGGCAACGTGATGGCTAACAGCGCCCGCAGGCTGGAGGTGGTCAGGAACTGCATCACATACATCTTTGAGAACAAGATGCTGGAGGCCAAGAAG TTAATGCCAGCTGTACTGCGGGCATTGAAGGGTCGGGCAGCCCGGGTTTGCTTGACCCAGGAGCTCAATCAGCATGTCCTCCAAAACCGAGCTGTGCTGGATGACCAGCAGTTTGACTACATTGTCCGAATGATGAACTGCACCCTACAG GACTGCTCGCATATCGATGAACACGGTATTGCCGCCGCCCTCCTTCCGCTGGTCACGGCCTTCTGCAGA AAACTGGGTGCAGGCATCACACAGTTTGCCTACAGCTGCGTACAGGAGCACATGGTGTGGACCACCATGCAGTTCTGGGAGGCCATGTTCTACAGTGACGTCCAGAACCACATCAGAGCTCTGTACCTGGAGACCgagggagagcagcagaacCACTCT GAGCAGCAGGATGGGTCAGGCAGTGGGAGGCAAATTAGCGCCTTGGAGCTGGCATCAGAGCAGAACCGGCTGTGGCCGACGCTCAGCAAGGAAATGCAGGCGGAGCGCGTGCAGAAGGAGGAGAGCACGGTGTTCAGCCAGGCCATCCACTACGCCAACAGGATGAGCTACCTGCTGCTACCGCTGGACACCAGCAAGAACCGCCTGCTGAGGAGCTCCGGCCTCGGAGACGTGGAGAGTGTCAGCAACAGCTATGTCACAAACAG TATTGCAGGCAGCATGGCGGAAAGCTACGACACAGAGAGTGGCTTCGAAGATGCTGAGAGCTCAGACGTGGCCAACTCTGTGGTGCGCTTTATTAACCGCTTCGTAGACAAAGTGTGCAATGAGAGCGGCGTGACCAACGAGCACCTGAAGGCTCTCCACACCATGATACCAG ATATCGTTCAGATGCACATCGAGACATTAGATGCAGTCCACAGGGAGAGTAAGAGACTGCCTCCGATCCAAAAG CCTAAACTTCTGAGGCCAACACTATTACCCGGTGAGGAGCTGGTGATGGACGCCATGCGGGTCCACCTCATCCCTGACGGGCGTGAGGAGGCTACGGGGCTAATGGGAGGTCCGCCTCTGCTCCCTGCTGAGGGCGCCATCTTCCTCACTACCTACCGGCTCATCTTCAAGGGCACACCCACTGACCCCCTGG TGGGTGAGCAGGTGGTGACTCGCTCGTTCCCCATCGCCTCTCTGACCAAGGAGAAGAGAATCTCTGTCACTTTACCCATGGACCAGTATGTCCAGGAGGGACTACAGCTGCGGTCCTCCACCTTCCAG CTGATGAAGATTGCGTTCGACGAGGAGGTCGCGTCAGACCTGGCAGAGGTTTTCAGGAAGCACATGCACAAGCTGCGCTATCCTCAGCACGTCCAGGGCACCTTTGCCTTCACTGTGGGTCAGTGCGGGAAGTTGGTGGTGGAGCACAAGACCAAGGACAAGAACCAGTCGCTCAA GACGCTTTCCAAAAACCTGGTGAAGAGTGCGAAGAGGACCATCGGCCGGCAGTATGTGACCAGGAAGAAGTACTCTCCCCCCACCTGGGAGAACAGGAGCAGCTTCCAGTCAGAGCTGGATGAGGATGAAATCTCAG TTTCAGAGGAAGTGGACCAGagctccctcaccctctcctccaccatccGCTCCTCCGACAGACAGACGATGAGCAACGTGGTGGAGCGCGCCTGTTGCCGCGACTACCAGCGCCTGGGTCTGGGCACGCTCAGCAACAGCCTGACGCGCTCTAAGAATGAGCCTTTCAGGATTTCAACTGTCAACCGCATGTACACCGTCTGCAGGAG ctacCCCGGCCTGCTGATTGTGCCTCAGAGCATTCCAGACACGACCATCCAGAGGATCTGCCGCTGCTACCGGCAGAATCGCTTCCCTGTAGTTTGCTGGAGGAATTCACGAACCAAGGCCGTCCTGCTACGGTCTGCAGGCCTCCACGCAAAGGGGGTGGTGGGCTTCTTCAAGTCCCCGAACGCCCCTGCTGCag tgccCTCGCAGGCTGACTCCACCAGTCTGGAGCAGGAGAAGTACCTGCAGGCCATCATCAGCTCCATGCCCTCTTACAGTGAGAACAGCGGCAGGAACACACTCAGCGGCTTCACCTCGACACATATGAGCACCTCTG ACTCCTCAGATAAGCTGCGGCAGCCCAAGATCGGTGCTCTGATGAAACAGGTGATGGGCACCAAGGAGGATGTTCCTGGAACcttcagcagaggag GTAAATGGGGCAGTATCCGGGGCAGCGGGCGTCTAAGTGCCTACAACCCAGACGTGGGGACGCGTCTGGCAGGGAAAGAGTCTCCACAGCCCAACGGAGGGCCGAGCGAGGCTCTGTTCCTCCGCCAGCAGAAGGCCTACCTCTACATCATCGGAGACAAGGCCCAGCTGAAG GGAGGGAAACAGGACTCGTTCCAGCAGTGGGAGGTGGTTCCCATCGAGGTATGTGACGTGCGGCAGGTGAAGAACAGCTTCAAGAAGCTGATGAAGGCCTGCGTGCCAAGCTCCCCCACCACTGACCCCAACATGAGCTTCCAGCGCTGCCTGGAGGAGTCCGAGTGGATGGCTCTG ctacACAGGGTGCTGCAGGTGTCTGTCCTGGTGGTGGAGCTTCTGGATACGGGCTCGTCGGTCATGGTTAGCCTGGAGGACGGCTGGGACGTCACCACGCAG gtgGTGTCCCTGGTGCAGCTGTTGTCTGATCCATACTACAGAACCTTTGACGGCTTTCGGCTGCTGGTGGAGAAGGAGTGGCTGTCATTCGGCCACAGATTCAGCCACCGTGGAGCGCAGACCCTGGGCAGCCAGAGCAGCGGCTTCACCCCCGTCTTCCTGCAGTTCCTCGACTGTGTGCACCAG ATCCACCTGCAGTTTCCCATGGAGTTTGAGTTCAGTCAGTATTACCTGAAGTTCCTGGCCTACCACTACGTGTCCAACCGCTTCCGCACCTTCCTGCTCGACTCCGACTACGAACGCATAGAGCTGG GGGTGCTGTATGAGGAGAAAGGTGAGAGGAGAAGCCCCCAGGTGTGCAAGTCCGTGTGGGATTACATCGATAGACTCAACAAGAAAACGCCCATGTTCTACAACTACATGTTCTCTCCTGAAGACGAGGAG gtgctgCGGCCGTACACCTTCATCTCCAACCTGAAGGTGTGGGACTTCTACATGGAGGAGACTCTGTCGGAGGGGCCCTCCTACGACTGGGAGCTGAGGGGCCGGCAGGAGCGCGTGGCGGAGGAGACGGCGGAGAAACCCGACACGAGCGGGCCAAAGTCCCAGCGGCGCATCGTGTGGCCGTGCTACGACAGCCTGAGCAAGGCGGTGCCTGACGCCATCACCAAGCTGCTGCAGGACCTGCAGAGCCTGGAGGCTGAGCTGGGCCAGACGTCAGAGAAGTGGAAGGACACGTGGGACAAAATCAAGACCACACAGAGAACCGAGGCCAAACTGGAAAGCAAG CCGTCGTTCTCCAGCTCCCTGCTGATGTCGTCCAACCTCAGCCACCAGCGCCGCTCTCAGGGTGTCTACCTGCAGGAGAGTGGCGTGGGCTCCTCCATCAACCTGGCTCTGGACTGCGAGGCCAGCGCCACCTCCACGCCTGTCGCCGGCCGGCCCAGCACCAGCACGCTGTACAGCCAGTTCCAGAGCACCGAGAGCGAGAACAG GAGTTTTGAAGGCATCCTGTTTAAGAAAGGGGCATTGTTGAAACCCTGGAAGCCGCGGTGGTTTGTGCTGGACAAGACCAAGCATCAG CTGAGATACTACGAGAGCAGGCAGGACAAGGAGTGTAAAGGGGTGATCGAGCTGGCTGATGTGGAGTCCGTCATTCCAGGAACACCTGCCATGGGAGCGCCGAAAAACATTGAAGAGAAAGCCTTCTTTGAT CTCAAGACGACCAAACGAGTGTACAACTTCTGTGCCCAGGACAGCCTGAACGCACAGCTGTGGATGGACAGTGTTCAGAGCTGCCTGTCAGACGCCTGA